One part of the Phragmites australis chromosome 3, lpPhrAust1.1, whole genome shotgun sequence genome encodes these proteins:
- the LOC133911140 gene encoding QWRF motif-containing protein 3-like produces the protein MSSSKRWTSASGTELPGRSPLPAAALSPVRQSARRSISRSDTAPAPGAASIARTLWPSSSSSGNKNGKKGPRAPSPLSSAPPSASVSSSSVATLVDYLTKDDAAPAAAAAEPLSLSRQRSCTELPRFADDAEAKKIAKSSGKGGGHAFSRSMRFLPSTKPAGVTLTPGRVAPSDLRRLANSLSLDATADVASSGSECSDASRGSTPRTVSKPHSPLLPRTGSVRLLGSSNTQWALSPGRRSGSPLKDLPTVPETKGKKSLISLGWGHIFHRRNHAAKDASMAAAAATLLSSTVSRMGGGGGEVGHQMRMTHCRLLQWRFANAKADAVRKRKLTSGEVDLMGTWASVSELRGKVARKRMQLEKEKQKMKLNAVLSSQMKDLETWGQLDSRHAAALASTVGCARAAVCRLPLTNGAKVSLPSLSSILQQVVELAMTTKTTVREFSPMAQDTASLISELVHVAREEQALLRECLELLGQVSALQEEEQSLRCHLVQSSSLNTVTVTVE, from the exons ATGTCGTCGTCGAAGCGGTGGACGTCAGCCTCCGGCACGGAGTTGCCGGGCCGGTCGCctctccccgccgccgcgctctcACCCGTCCGCCAGAGCGCCCGGCGCTCGATCTCCAGGTCTGATACAGCCCCAGCCCCCGGCGCCGCCTCCATCGCCCGCACGCTCtggccttcctcctcctccagcggCAACAAGAACGGCAAGAAGGGCCCGCGCGCGCCGTCGCCCTTGTCCTCCGCGCCCCCGTCGGCGTCGGTGTCCTCCTCGTCCGTGGCAACCCTCGTGGATTACCTCACCAAAGATGACGCCGCCccagcggccgcggcggcggagccgcTGTCGCTCTCCCGGCAGCGCAGCTGCACCGAGCTCCCGCGCTTCGCGGACGACGCCGAGGCCAAAAAGATCGCTAAGTCGTCCGGCAAGGGCGGCGGCCACGCGTTCAGCCGCTCGATGCGCTTCCTCCCGTCTACCAAGCCCGCGGGCGTCACGCTCACCCCGGGCCGTGTCGCGCCGTCCGACCTCCGTAGGCTCGCCAACTCCCTGTCCTTGGACGCCACCGCCGACGTCGCCAGCTCGGGCTCGGAGTGCAGCGACGCCTCCAGGGGCTCAACCCCGAGGACGGTCTCCAAGCCACACTCTCCATTGCTCCCCCGCACGGGCTCGGTCCGTCTGCTCGGGTCGAGCAACACGCAGTGGGCGCTCTCGCCGGGGCGGCGCAGCGGCTCGCCACTGAAGGATCTGCCCACGGTACCGGAGACCAAAGGCAAGAAAAGCCTGATAAGCCTCGGGTGGGGCCATATCTTCCACCGGAGGAATCACGCAGCCAAGGACGCGTCAatggccgcggccgcggccaccCTGCTGTCCTCCACAGTGTCACGGATGGGCGGAGGTGGTGGGGAGGTCGGCCATCAGATGAGGATGACACATTGCCGGCTCTTGCAGTGGCGCTTCGCGAACGCCAAGGCGGATGCCGTCCGCAAGAGGAAGCTGACCAGCGGCGAGGTGGACTTGATGGGTACATGGGCAAGCGTGTCGGAGCTGAGAGGGAAGGTGGCGAGGAAGCGAATGCAGCTCGAGAAGGAGAAGCAGAAGATGAAACTGAATGCCGTACTCTCTTCCCAG ATGAAAGATTTGGAGACCTGGGGGCAGCTGGATAGCAGGCATGCCGCTGCTCTGGCCTCCACCGTAGGTTGCGCCCGAGCAGCTGTTTGCAGGCTTCCTCTCACCAATGGTGCCAAG GTCTCCCTGCCGTCGTTGTCGTCCATTCTACAGCAAGTTGTTGAGCTTGCCATGACGACCAAGACAACAGTGCGAGAATTTAGTCCCATG GCTCAGGATACGGCGTCGCTGATCTCGGAGCTGGTGCATGTAGCAAGGGAAGAGCAGGCTCTGTTGCGTGAGTGTCTCGAGCTGCTTGGCCAGGTCTCTGCGCTGCAG GAAGAGGAACAGAGCTTGCGCTGCCATCTGGTGCAGTCCTCATCGCTTAATACTGTGACGGTGACAGTGGAGTAG